The Chloracidobacterium sp. genome contains the following window.
AAGTTGTCGATTCGGGCATTGGCGGGCGTTTATGAATAAAAAAGTAATCATCATCGGGTCAGGAATAGGCGGGTTGGGAACAGCCGGCCTTTTTGCTAAAAAAGGCTACGAAGTCACTGTTTTTGAGAAAAACGCAAATTTGGGTGGACGCGCCAACATATTTGAAGCAAATGGTTTCAAGTTCGATATGGGGCCGTCGTGGTATCTTGCTCCGGATATATTTGAGCACTTTTTTGAATTGATGGGTGAACGGGTCGAGGATCATCTCGATCTGGTGCGACTGACTCCTTCGTATCGGATCTTTTTTCGTGAAGGTTCAGAACAGCTTGATATTCACTCCGACATCAACATCGATGCGGCCACATTCGACGCGATCGAACCGGGTGCCGGCGACAAACTGCGAGCTTATCTAAAACAGTCCGAGTACCAATATGGTGTTGCAACACAGCATTTTATGTATAAGAACTACGACACTATTTTTGATTTCCTCAATAAACGTGTCGCGACCGAAGGTCAAAAGCTATCGGTGTTCTCAAAGATGCACACCTTTGTCTCGAAGTTTTTCAAATCGCAAAAACTGCGTCAGGTGATGGAATACACGATGGTTTTTCTCGGCACCTCGCCATATGAGGCTCCGGCTTTGTACAACCTGATGTCGCATATGGATTTCAATCAGGGCGTATTTTACCCACAAGGCGGGTTTTACGAACTGATCAAAGCGTTGGTGCGAATAGCAGAGAAGAACGGTGTCGAGTTCAAGACAAACTCAGCGGTCTCCGAGATCATCGTTGACGATGGCGTCGCCAAAGGAGTTCGGCTTGAGAGCGGCGATGTCCACAACGCAGACATAGTCATCTCGAACGCCGATATGTGGTTTACCGAGTCCAAGATGCTTAAGGCTAAAGACCGCACATTCTCAGACCGGTATTGGAAAAAACGCGTGATGGCACCGTCGGCGTTTATGATGTTTCTCGGTGTTAGCGAAAAACTGCCGGGGCTGATCCATCACGACCTTTTATTTTCGGAAGACTGGCGGAAGAATTTTGATGACATATATAAGGATCCGACGCTTCCTATGGAACCGTCGCTATATGTGTGTGCCCCAAGTGTAACTGACCCCAGCGTTGCTCCCGCCGGTAAGGAAAACCTTTTCGTGCTGGTTCCCATCGCTTCGGGCCTCGACATTTCCGAGGACCAAAAGGAGGATTATGCGGATCGCATCCTCTCGATAATGGAAAGCGAAATGGGTCTAACCAACCTTCGGGAAAAGATAGAATTCAAGCGGCTCTATACTGTCGAAGATTTTTCGGTCGATTACAATGCTTTCAAGGGGTCGGCCCTCGGCCTTGCTCACACGCTGATGCAAACGGCGATTTTCAGGCCTAAGAATTTTTCCAAGAAGGTCAAGGGGTTATACTACGTTGGAGCGGGAACAAATCCGGGCATCGGAACGCAGATATGTTTGATCAGTGCGGAACTTGCATACAAGCGAGTGCACGGCATCACGTCGGCCGGGCCTCTTGAGAACCTATAGGTTAGTGTTAGGATCCCGGATGACACGGCACGAAAAGGCACAAAAGAAATTTTTGGATGGCAACATACCAAAACAACCCGAAACCGATAAGTGCATTTACGATCGGGAAGTAGCGGTAAATGTTGAAGACACCATCGCGGTTGGAGGTCAATGACGACACGACCATCATTGTCGCGTAAATAGTTCCGCAGACTATACCGAACCATCCCAGAAACTGGAAAGCCAGAACCGTGGAGGTCAAGTAGGCAATTAGACAAAACACATGCGTGCCGGTTGAGCCAAGTACGGTCGCGATCGTCGCCAAATTGGCCTTCCGATCTGCATCAATGTCCGGAATTGCGGAGAAGGCATGCATTGCCGCTGTCCAAAGTCCGCCGGCAACAACCGCTTGCCAAGGCGGCAGGTCGCCCTTGACGAAAGCAAACGCGAAAATGCCGGGCATCACGTAGAGCACGTTAAACGCCGAGTCGAGAAACGGCACGGCCTTCGCACGAATGGGTTTAGCTGAATATAAGATCGAAAGCACTAGAAACGCGATCAGCACGTTAATTGCGACAAGCGGCACCACGATCATTCCTGCGACAAACGGCAGATTTATGATCAAGATCGCAAGCAGCACACTAGTTCGGCGTTCGGGCGTGACCAGAGCTTCATAAATCGATTTTTTGGGATTCAGCTTGTCGGTCTCATAGTCGCACAGGTCGTTTATACCGTAAACGAATAGATTTGCGGGGAGCGTGAAATACAAAGCAAAAATCGCATAATGCCAGTTCAAGAGTTCGTCGCGAGTCGCGACTCCAGCGATAAGCCCGACTAAATACGGCCCGAGCAAGTACACCCAAAATCGCGGACGGCTGACCTTTAATAGGAATGCGAAATCGGGCATAGATGGATTATAACTTCAATGATGAAAGATCTGATCATCGTCATAGGAATTTTGTGCTTTTTGGCGATCGGCGCATTCTTTATGGTCAACGTCGAGTTGCCGCCGTGGTCACACTATTTGTCGGGGCTAAACGTCGTGTTGTTTGCCGTACCGACATTTTGGGCGACGAGGCGATGGCTCGGGTGGCGTGACGCATCTCTGTTATGGATCGTTTTGGGAGTGTATGCGTTGTTGATCGAGACATCTGCGATTTACACCGGTTTTCCATACGGACATTTTGCGTACTCGGACTTACTCGGCGGAAAAATATTCGGTTTGACGCCGTGGACGGTGTTTTTGGCTTGGACGCCGCTAGTGATCGCAGCATATGCGATCGCACGATCATTCGCCGGCAATTTTATTGCCCGGATCGCAATCGTGGCGGTCGTGGGCACAATGTTTGATCTAGTTCTTGATCCGGGTGCGGTGAGACTTGGATTTTGGCAATATGCCGGCGACGGCGGATTCTATGGAGTGCCGCTGTCCAATTTTTTAGGCTGGCTGGTAAGTAGTTCGATCGCTGCAGCATTGATCGAGGTATTTCTATTACGAGTTCGGCCGATACTGAAAACCCCGGTGCAACTCGTATCTAGCGCATTTCTTATACTCTATTTTTGGACCGCGATCGCCGGATTCGGCGGTATGTTTTGGCCAACGGTGATAGGTATCACGTTGCTTGTGGGGATGGCGGTCTATTGGTTTACGTTCGGATATCGTTTCGATGAAATGCTTGTTTACGTCGAAGGTGACGGAACGCCGATTTCGACCGAGGCGAAGTCATTGGTGCATCACGGGGCGACGAAGCTGCATCTGGCATTCTCGATATTCCTGTTTAACAAACGCGGCGAGTTACTTCTGCAACAAAGAGCATTAACGAAAAAAACCTGGCCCGGAGTTTGGTCCAACACCTGCTGTGGACACGTGATGCTCCACGAGAAATCGGCGTCAGCCGCCCGAAGAAGGCTCAAGTTTGAATTAGGTATGAGCGGCATTGAACTGTATGAGATCCTGCCCGATTTTCGATATCGAGCCGAGAAGGACGGCGTTGTCGAAAACGAGATATGTCCGGTCTTTATAGGCTTTACCGATAAGGCTCCGTTTCCTAATCCGGATGAAGTTGAGGCGACAAAGTACCTCGAGTGGAGTGAGTTTCTAAGTTTAGCGAGCGATCCGTCCGGCGGCATCTCGCCGTGGGCACGCGACGAAGCGGAATTGCTTGAGAAGAACGCTCAGTTCAGGTCGCAATTCTCTGCATACACTATTTCGAAGTCGACCCAACAGCACGACGATTATGCTAATCTCTGAGTGTCTCAATCCGACCTTACGGTGACATATCTATGAAAAAAGTCCTATTGGTATTACTTATTGTCGCGATCGTCTTACCGCTCACAGCACTGGGACAAAAAAACAGCTTCGGTGAGATCAAGCAACTTCAATCCCCGCAAGACCCAAGGCTCGGTTTCATTATTCACGGCGGTGCGGGCGTGATCTCAAAAGCCGCGATGACGCCGGAAACGGAGAAGCAGTTTCGGGCGAAACTCGAGGAGTCGCTAATTGCCGGGTACAAGGCTCTGCAGGCCGGTCGATCGAGTCTCGACGCAGTCGAAATAGCGATCAGAATCTTGGAGGATTCGCCGCTGTTTAATGCCGGAAAGGGAGCGGTATTTACAAATGACGGCAAAAATGAACTTGACGCTTCGATAATGTACGGCAAAAACCTTGCTGCAGGCTCGGCGGCCGGGCTTCGTCATATTAAAAATCCGATCACACTTGCGCGAGCCATAATGGAAAAAAGTGAACATGTGATGATGGTTGGAGATGGTGCGGAAAAGTTCGCAAAAGAGCAGAAGGTCGAATTCGCAGACGAAAAGTATTTTTGGACACAGCACCGTTGGGATGCCTTGCAAATTGTCCTAAAGGAAGAAAAAACAAAAATTGAAAAGTCGAAATTGAAGAGCCAGAATTGTGCAAATCACGATTGTGCACAAAGCCCTGACCTAGGAACACGATCGGTGTCTGCGTCCGGGGAGTCGCAGAATCGATTCGGTACAGTTGGCGCCGTTGCTCTGGATCGATTCGGAGATCTGGCCGCCGGCACTTCCACTGGTGGTATGACCAATAAGAAATACGGCCGAGTCGGCGACGCACCGATCATCGGAGCCGGTACCTATGCTAATAACGATTCTTGTGCTGTCTCGGCGACCGGTTGGGGTGAGTATTTCATCAGGCTCGGCGTCGCTCGTGACATAGCCGCGTTGATGGAATACCGTGCAATGCCGATTCAAAACGCAGCAGATCTGGTTATCAAACAAAAATTGCAAAAGCTTGGCGGCGACGGCGGCATCATAGCTATGGACAAGTTCGGCAATATGGCCATTTCGTTCAACTCCGAGGGTATGTACCGAGCGTATATAGGGGCAGACGGCAAACCGGTCGTTGAGATCTACTAGAGTCGGTCGCTAACGAAATACGCCGTTGTCGAAGCCGTTCAAAATGCGACCGCGTGCGAGGCCCGGGTGTCAGCGGCTACGAAGATTTATGCTTACAGCTGAGATAATTGCGATCGGGTCAGAACTCCTGACACCGACTAAAACAGATACAAATAGCCTTTGGTTGACAGAAAAACTCGATGATATCGGAATCGAAGTTAAACTCAAGACCATCGTAGGAGATGATCGCTTACGCCTCGAGGAGGCCATAAGTGATGCTCTAAAGCGCTCAAATGTGGTGATCACGACCGGTGGTTTAGGTCCAACGGCCGATGATATTACCAGACAATGCACGGCCGCGGCGATCGGACGCGATCTGGTCTATCGTGATGATCTTGAAGTGCATTTGCGCGAGCGTTTCAGATCTTGGGGCCGTGAGATGCCGGAGATCAATAAGCGACAGGCATTTATCTTCGAAGGTGCTGAGATCCTGCCCAATCCGAACGGGTCGGCGGTAGGTATGCTCGCTGAGATCGATGGCAAATTCCTTATTGTGCTACCCGGACCGCCGCGTGAGAATCAACCGATGTTTCTTGATCACGTACTTGGTCGCCTGAAGGCAATGGCCGGCGAAGGTTTTGTAAAGCGGCGGGTCT
Protein-coding sequences here:
- a CDS encoding isoaspartyl peptidase/L-asparaginase; amino-acid sequence: MKKVLLVLLIVAIVLPLTALGQKNSFGEIKQLQSPQDPRLGFIIHGGAGVISKAAMTPETEKQFRAKLEESLIAGYKALQAGRSSLDAVEIAIRILEDSPLFNAGKGAVFTNDGKNELDASIMYGKNLAAGSAAGLRHIKNPITLARAIMEKSEHVMMVGDGAEKFAKEQKVEFADEKYFWTQHRWDALQIVLKEEKTKIEKSKLKSQNCANHDCAQSPDLGTRSVSASGESQNRFGTVGAVALDRFGDLAAGTSTGGMTNKKYGRVGDAPIIGAGTYANNDSCAVSATGWGEYFIRLGVARDIAALMEYRAMPIQNAADLVIKQKLQKLGGDGGIIAMDKFGNMAISFNSEGMYRAYIGADGKPVVEIY
- a CDS encoding prenyltransferase, with product MPDFAFLLKVSRPRFWVYLLGPYLVGLIAGVATRDELLNWHYAIFALYFTLPANLFVYGINDLCDYETDKLNPKKSIYEALVTPERRTSVLLAILIINLPFVAGMIVVPLVAINVLIAFLVLSILYSAKPIRAKAVPFLDSAFNVLYVMPGIFAFAFVKGDLPPWQAVVAGGLWTAAMHAFSAIPDIDADRKANLATIATVLGSTGTHVFCLIAYLTSTVLAFQFLGWFGIVCGTIYATMMVVSSLTSNRDGVFNIYRYFPIVNALIGFGLFWYVAIQKFLLCLFVPCHPGS
- the crtI gene encoding phytoene desaturase is translated as MNKKVIIIGSGIGGLGTAGLFAKKGYEVTVFEKNANLGGRANIFEANGFKFDMGPSWYLAPDIFEHFFELMGERVEDHLDLVRLTPSYRIFFREGSEQLDIHSDINIDAATFDAIEPGAGDKLRAYLKQSEYQYGVATQHFMYKNYDTIFDFLNKRVATEGQKLSVFSKMHTFVSKFFKSQKLRQVMEYTMVFLGTSPYEAPALYNLMSHMDFNQGVFYPQGGFYELIKALVRIAEKNGVEFKTNSAVSEIIVDDGVAKGVRLESGDVHNADIVISNADMWFTESKMLKAKDRTFSDRYWKKRVMAPSAFMMFLGVSEKLPGLIHHDLLFSEDWRKNFDDIYKDPTLPMEPSLYVCAPSVTDPSVAPAGKENLFVLVPIASGLDISEDQKEDYADRILSIMESEMGLTNLREKIEFKRLYTVEDFSVDYNAFKGSALGLAHTLMQTAIFRPKNFSKKVKGLYYVGAGTNPGIGTQICLISAELAYKRVHGITSAGPLENL
- the idi gene encoding isopentenyl-diphosphate Delta-isomerase, translating into MMKDLIIVIGILCFLAIGAFFMVNVELPPWSHYLSGLNVVLFAVPTFWATRRWLGWRDASLLWIVLGVYALLIETSAIYTGFPYGHFAYSDLLGGKIFGLTPWTVFLAWTPLVIAAYAIARSFAGNFIARIAIVAVVGTMFDLVLDPGAVRLGFWQYAGDGGFYGVPLSNFLGWLVSSSIAAALIEVFLLRVRPILKTPVQLVSSAFLILYFWTAIAGFGGMFWPTVIGITLLVGMAVYWFTFGYRFDEMLVYVEGDGTPISTEAKSLVHHGATKLHLAFSIFLFNKRGELLLQQRALTKKTWPGVWSNTCCGHVMLHEKSASAARRRLKFELGMSGIELYEILPDFRYRAEKDGVVENEICPVFIGFTDKAPFPNPDEVEATKYLEWSEFLSLASDPSGGISPWARDEAELLEKNAQFRSQFSAYTISKSTQQHDDYANL